A single window of Nicotiana sylvestris chromosome 3, ASM39365v2, whole genome shotgun sequence DNA harbors:
- the LOC104214136 gene encoding plant cysteine oxidase 3 isoform X2 — translation MCVQQIRGLFNMTKKSPCSVQALFDLCKQTFTPSATSPPSSQAVHKLYSLLDKIGPEEVGLKDESLEDERGHGLFGLNVFNRVDRWAQPITYVDIHEDQNFTMCMFCFPTSAVIPLHDHPGMTVLSKVLYGSLHVKGYDWVEPACIRKSVQIGHPTVRLARLAVDKVITAPHSTSVLYPKSGGNLHCFTAITPCAVLDILAPPYLEAAGRRCTYYHDYPYSSFANGDEIVGNGKEQDYAWLAVVDTPEDLYMRPGRYMGPAIQR, via the exons ATGTGTGTGCAACAAATTCGAGGGCTCTTCAACATGACGAAGAAGAGTCCTTGTTCCGTTCAGGCTTTATTCGACCTTTGTAAGCAGACTTTCACGCCGTCTGCAACTTCCCCACCTTCTTCTCAAGCCGTTCACAAACTTTATTCCCTTTTAG ATAAAATTGGTCCTGAAGAGGTTGGACTGAAAGATGAGAGCTTAGAGGATGAAAGAGGTCATGGTCTTTTTGGACTTAATGTCTTCAACAGGGTGGATCGCTGGGCTCAACCGATAACATATGTGGATATACATGAGGATCAAAACTTTACT ATGTGTATGTTTTGTTTCCCAACTTCTGCAGTCATTCCATTGCACGATCATCCTGGAATGACTGTACTGAGTAAAGTCCTCTATGGATCCTTGCACGTGAAAGGTTATGACTGGGTTGAGCCAGCTTGCATCAGGAAGAGTGTACAAATTGGTCATCCTACAG TGAGACTAGCCAGGTTGGCGGTTGATAAGGTCATAACGGCACCACATAGTACATCTGTTTTGTATCCCAAGAGTGGAGGGAATCTGCATTGTTTTACTGCCATTACACCTTGTGCGGTTCTGGATATTCTTGCTCCTCCTTATCTTGAAGCAGCTGGCAGAAGATGTACCTACTACCATGATTATCCTTATTCCAGCTTTG CAAATGGGGATGAAATTGTTGGTAATGGAAAAGAACAAGACTATGCGTGGCTTGCTGTGGTTGATACACCAGAGGATCTGTACATGCGCCCGGGAAGGTACATGGGTCCAGCCATCCAAAGGTAG
- the LOC104214136 gene encoding plant cysteine oxidase 3 isoform X1, protein MCVQQIRGLFNMTKKSPCSVQALFDLCKQTFTPSATSPPSSQAVHKLYSLLDKIGPEEVGLKDESLEDERGHGLFGLNVFNRVDRWAQPITYVDIHEDQNFTMCMFCFPTSAVIPLHDHPGMTVLSKVLYGSLHVKGYDWVEPACIRKSVQIGHPTDEKVLRKGNMMHYLTVRLARLAVDKVITAPHSTSVLYPKSGGNLHCFTAITPCAVLDILAPPYLEAAGRRCTYYHDYPYSSFANGDEIVGNGKEQDYAWLAVVDTPEDLYMRPGRYMGPAIQR, encoded by the exons ATGTGTGTGCAACAAATTCGAGGGCTCTTCAACATGACGAAGAAGAGTCCTTGTTCCGTTCAGGCTTTATTCGACCTTTGTAAGCAGACTTTCACGCCGTCTGCAACTTCCCCACCTTCTTCTCAAGCCGTTCACAAACTTTATTCCCTTTTAG ATAAAATTGGTCCTGAAGAGGTTGGACTGAAAGATGAGAGCTTAGAGGATGAAAGAGGTCATGGTCTTTTTGGACTTAATGTCTTCAACAGGGTGGATCGCTGGGCTCAACCGATAACATATGTGGATATACATGAGGATCAAAACTTTACT ATGTGTATGTTTTGTTTCCCAACTTCTGCAGTCATTCCATTGCACGATCATCCTGGAATGACTGTACTGAGTAAAGTCCTCTATGGATCCTTGCACGTGAAAGGTTATGACTGGGTTGAGCCAGCTTGCATCAGGAAGAGTGTACAAATTGGTCATCCTACAG ATGAAAAAGTATTAAGAAAAGGAAACATGATGCATTATTTGACAGTGAGACTAGCCAGGTTGGCGGTTGATAAGGTCATAACGGCACCACATAGTACATCTGTTTTGTATCCCAAGAGTGGAGGGAATCTGCATTGTTTTACTGCCATTACACCTTGTGCGGTTCTGGATATTCTTGCTCCTCCTTATCTTGAAGCAGCTGGCAGAAGATGTACCTACTACCATGATTATCCTTATTCCAGCTTTG CAAATGGGGATGAAATTGTTGGTAATGGAAAAGAACAAGACTATGCGTGGCTTGCTGTGGTTGATACACCAGAGGATCTGTACATGCGCCCGGGAAGGTACATGGGTCCAGCCATCCAAAGGTAG